A genomic region of Staphylococcus roterodami contains the following coding sequences:
- a CDS encoding phosphatidate cytidylyltransferase — translation MKVRTLTAIIALIVFLPILLKGGLVLMIFANLLALIALKELLNMNMIKFVSIPGLISAVALIIIMLPQYAGPWVQVIQLKSLIAMSFIVLSYTVLSKNRFSFMDAAFCLMSVAYVGIGFMFFYETRSEGLHYILYAFLIVWLTDTGAYLFGKMMGKHKLWPVISPNKTIEGFIGGLFCSLLVPIAMSFFVDFNMNIWILLGVTLILSLFGQLGDLVESGFKRHFGVKDSGRILPGHGGILDRFDSFMFVLPLLNILLIQS, via the coding sequence ATGAAAGTAAGAACGCTGACAGCTATTATTGCCTTAATCGTATTTTTGCCTATTCTGTTAAAAGGTGGCCTTGTATTAATGATTTTTGCTAATTTATTAGCATTAATAGCATTAAAAGAATTGTTGAACATGAATATGATTAAATTTGTGTCAATTCCTGGTTTAATTAGTGCAGTCGCACTTATCATTATTATGTTGCCACAATATGCAGGGCCATGGGTACAAGTTATTCAATTAAAAAGCTTAATTGCGATGAGTTTTATTGTATTAAGTTATACTGTCTTATCTAAGAACCGTTTTAGTTTCATGGATGCAGCATTTTGTTTAATGTCTGTTGCGTATGTTGGCATTGGATTTATGTTCTTTTATGAAACAAGATCTGAAGGGTTACATTACATATTATATGCATTTTTAATTGTTTGGCTTACTGATACTGGTGCCTATCTATTTGGTAAGATGATGGGGAAACATAAACTTTGGCCAGTGATTAGTCCGAATAAAACAATCGAAGGATTTATTGGCGGTCTATTTTGTAGTTTATTAGTACCAATAGCAATGTCATTTTTTGTCGATTTTAATATGAATATTTGGATTTTACTTGGTGTAACATTAATATTAAGTTTATTTGGCCAGTTAGGTGATTTAGTTGAATCAGGCTTTAAACGTCATTTTGGCGTTAAAGATTCAGGTCGAATACTACCTGGGCATGGTGGTATTTTAGACCGATTTGACAGCTTTATGTTTGTATTACCGTTATTAAATATTTTGTTAATACAATCTTAA